The following nucleotide sequence is from Bacteroidota bacterium.
CAGGTCGTTAATGAATTGGGCGTAAAATTGTTTGTTGCTGCGAAAAACCGATAAGCGTGGCAACTCCTGGTTTCCCGATATTTTTTTACGTATTCTTCTTTTAATACGAAGTCTACGGTCTGTTTTAGTCAATGCCATTTTAATTCCTGTTTAGCGATTATTTCGATGCAGACTTACCTGCTTTCCTTCTTAATTCTTCGTTCACAAACTTGATACCTTTACCTTTGTAAGGCTCCGGTGCCCGCATGGACCGAATTTTTGCTGCTACGTGACCGATAAGTTGTTTGTCGGCACTTTTTAGGGTAACAATAGGATTGCTACGACGTTCTGTAAGAGCCTCTACTTTAACTTCTTTTGGAAGTTTAAAGTGTATATCGTGCGAATAACCTAAACTTAGTTCCAGTACCTGCCCCTTCACTTCAGCTTTGTAACCCACACCAACCAACTCCTGCTTGATGGTGAACCCAGTTGAAACACCTTCTACCATACCTGCCAGCAATGAACGGTACAATCCGTGCATGGCTTTATGGCGCTTCTGGTCAGTAGGACGCTCCACTGTAAGTGTGGTATCATTCATTACTACTTTCAGATCGGGATCAACCTTGCGACTCAATTCTCCCTGAGGTCCTTTTACAATTACAGTATTGTCTTTTTCAATTGTAATTGTAACACCTTTGGGTATTTCTATGGGCAATTTTCCTATACGTGACATGCTTTTGCCTCCTGATTAATAAACGTAACACAATACTTCACCGCCAATGTTTTTGGCACGGGCTTCTTTATCTGTCATGATTCCCTGCGAAGTGGAAACCACTGCTATACCAAGGCCATTCAATACCCTTGGAATTTCTTTCGAGCCAGCATATTTGCGCAAACCCGGACGACTTGCCCGTTGTATACTCTTGATGGCTGACAGCTTTGTTTCGGGATGGTACTTCAATGCAATTTTAATAATTCCCTGAGGCCCTTCTGAAACAAATTTATAGTTGAGAATATACCCTTTGTCGTGAAGAATCCGGGTAATGTCTTTTTTCACGCTTGATGCTGGTATTTCAACCACTTTATGACGTGCACTCACCGCATTGCGAATTCTGGTAAGATAATCTGCTATTGAATCGGTAATCATAATTTCTTAATTTTTCTTTATCAATTTTTTACCAGCTGGCTTTTTTAACTCCCGGTATTAATCCTGAAGAGGCCATTTCTCTGAAAGTAATACGGCTTATTCCAAACTGACGCATGTAACCTTTTGGTCTACCTGTAAGTTTACACCGGTTGTGCATACGAATTGGGTTCGAGTTCCTGGGCAATAGTGCCAAGGCCTGATAATCGCCTTCAGCTTTAAGTTTTGCCCTTTTATCGGCATATTTGGCTACAAGTTTGGCTCGCTTTACTTCGCGTGCCTTCATTGATTCCTTTGCCATATCTTAGTTCTTTTTAATATTTTTAAATGGTAATCCGAATTCTCTTAACAGAGCAAATGCTTCCTGGTCGCTATTGGCTGAGGTTACAAAGGTAATCTCCATTCCAAGAATTTTGTTGATCTTGTCGATGTCTATTTCCGGAAAGATAATCTGCTCTGTAATACCGAGCGTATAATTTCCACGACCGTCTAATTTAGGTTCAACACCTTTAAAATCGCGGATACGGGGAAGAGCAATACAAATCAGCCTTTCGAGAAACTCGTACATTTTGTCGCGACGAAGGGTAACTTTGGTTCCAATCGGAACTTTTTTCCTCAATTTGAAATTCGAGATATCCTTTTTCGAAAGTGTTTGAATTGCTTTCTGACCGGTAATGGTTGTTAACTCGAGTGAGGCCTGGTCGATAATTTTCTTGTCAGCAACAGCAGCACCAATACCCTGATTGATAACAATTTTTTGGAGTTTAGGCACCTGCATTACAGATTTATAACTAAACTCTTTTGTCAAGGTAGGAATAATCTCTTCCTTGTATTTTTTCTTAAGTGTTACTTCGTAAGCCATTACTTAATCTCCTCTCCAGACTTTTTAGAATACCTGACTAGTTTGCCTTTTTCGCTGATTTTTCGTCCAACTCGCGTTGGAGTTCCGGTAGATGGATCGACCAGCATAAGGTTTGAAATATGGATGGGGGCTTCTTTTTCAATGATTCCACCATTCGGACTTTTAGCATTGGGTTTGGTATGCTTTTTAATCAGATTGATACCCTCTACAAAAATCCTTTCAGTATCTCTGTTTACCTCGAGCACGCGACCTTTCTGTCCTTTGTACTCACCGGCGTTCACAAAGACTGTATCGCCCTTTTTAATTTTTAATTTCTTTTGCATCGGACTTAATGTTTATTATAATACCTCGGGTGCCAGGGAAACAATTTTCATGTACTCTTCGCGAAGTTCTTTTGCCACAGGACCGAAGATCCGTGTTCCGCGAATTTCACCTGCCTGGTTAAGCAATACTACTGCATTGTCATCGAACCGGATATAAGAACCGTCGGCACGACGAATTTCTTTCTTGGTGCGCACAATTACCGCTTTGCTTACAGCTCCCTTTTTTACGTCGCCAGATGGGATAGCACTTTTTACGGCTACCACAATTTTATCGCCAATACTCGCATATTTTTTTCTGGTGCCGCCCAATACCCTGATACAGAGTACTTCTTTGGCACCGCTGTTATCGGCCACAGATAATCTTGATTCTTGTTGTATCATGACTATTTCGCTCTTTCAATAATTTCTACTAATCTCCAACATTTGTTTTTACTCAGTGGACGAGTTTCCATAATACGCACCAAGTCACCAATGTTGCATTCATTTTTCTCGTCGTGAGCTGCAAGTTTCGTTGTTTTATTAACGAACTTATGGTATATAGGGTGTTTTTCTTTGTGCTTTACGGCAATGGTAATAGTTTTTTGCATTTTGTTGCTAACTACCACTCCCACACGTTCTTTTCTTAAATTCCTGTTTTCCATCCTGTGCAGTGCTTTACTTATTTTCTTCTTGTATCTCTTTGGCGCGTAATGCGGTGCTGATACGTGCTATATTTTTACGTGCTTCCTTAATTTTTAAAGGATTGTCGAGCTGCGATACAGCATGATTCAACCTCTGTTTGGCAAGAAAACCTTTTTCAGTATCCAGCTTTTCCTGCAGTTCCTTTATTGTAAGCTCACGAAGTTCAGATGCTTTCATTGTTCAATTATTCAATCGTTTAATTTTCAACATAATCGCGACGTACAACAAACTTGGTTGTAACCGGCAATTTTTGGGCTGCCAGACGCAATGCTTCTTTGGCTACTTCATAGGGTACTCCTTCAGCCTCGATGATAATGCGGCCTGGTGTTACCGGGAATACAAAGCCTTCTGGTGCTCCTTTACCTTTACCCATCCGAACCTCTGCAGGTTTCTTAGTAATAGGTTTATCGGGAAATACACGAATCCAGATTTGACCTTCCCTTTTCATGTAACGGGTTACTGCCTGACGCGCAGCTTCAATCTGACGACCTGTTAACCAATGGTTTTCGAGGGCTTTGATGCCGAAGGAACCAAAAGCTAACTGATGACCGCGTTGAGCGTTGCCCTTCATGCGTCCTTTCTGCCTTCTTCTGAATTTAACTCTTTTAGGCTGTAACATTTTATTTCGTTTTAAGCAGTGATCTTAATTTATTTCTTTCTACGTTGTTGCTTTCCGGCAGAAGGCTTTGGCGACGGATTACCACCACCCATTGGACGTGGAGATTTTGCCTCGAGATTGGGAGAAAGATCGCGCTTTCCATAAACCTCTCCTTTGCAAATCCATACTTTAATGCCAATGAGACCTACTTTGGTATTAGCCTCGGCAAGTGCATAATCTATGTCAGACCGGAGTGTGTGAAGTGGGGTACGTCCTTCTTTGTACATTTCAGAACGTGCCATCTCAGCGCCTCCTAACCTACCAGAAACCATAACTTTTATTCCTTCTGCACCCATGCGCATGGTAGCAGCAATAGACATTTTTGTGGCTCGGCGGTAAGATATACGGCCTTCGACCTGACGTGCAATGTTATTGGCTACAATGGTGGCATCCAGTTCAGGGCGTTTTACTTCGAAGATGTTGATCTGAACATCTTTATTAGTCACCTTTTTCAGCTCTTCTTTTAGCTTATCAACTTCCTGACCCCCTTTACCAATGATAATACCTGGTCTTGCTGTGCTAACAGTAACTGTAATGAGCTTTAAGGTACGCTCGATAATAATCTTTGCGATGCTGGCTTTTGCCAGACGTGCGTTCAAGTATTTACGTATCTGATAGTCTTCGACAATCTTATCGGCGTAATTTCTTCCTCCGTACCAGTTCGAATCCCAACCTTTGATAATTCCAAGTCGGTTGCTTATCGGATTAACTTTTTGTCCCATTAATCTATTTTGTTTGAGTTTTTTCAGCTACTGCAGCTGTTTCTACTTTTTCTTTTACTTCAGCAGGGCTACCAATTACCACGGTTACATGGTTCGACCGCTTGCGTACCCGGTATGCTCTACCTTGCGGGGCAGGTCTTACACGTTTGAGCTGACGGGCTGAATCAACAAATATTTCTTTGATGATCAGGCTGTTGTCTTCTAAACGCTGGCCTTCGTTTTTAACTCTCCAGTTTGCTACTGCCGAAAGAACAAGTTTCTCGAGCCTGCGAGAAGCATCTTTCGGACTAAAACGCAGCATATCCAAAGCGTGGTTTAATTCTTGTCCACGTACCATGTCGGCTACCAGACGCATTTTTCGTGGAGAGGTAGGGCAATTCCTTAAAATAGCAAATGCCTTGTTTTTCCTTTCCTCTTTGAGCTCTTCTGCTCTATTTCTTTTTCTAGCTCCCATTTCTGAATACTTTATCCGTGTTTGCGGCTATTATTTCTGTTTACCT
It contains:
- the rplF gene encoding 50S ribosomal protein L6, whose product is MSRIGKLPIEIPKGVTITIEKDNTVIVKGPQGELSRKVDPDLKVVMNDTTLTVERPTDQKRHKAMHGLYRSLLAGMVEGVSTGFTIKQELVGVGYKAEVKGQVLELSLGYSHDIHFKLPKEVKVEALTERRSNPIVTLKSADKQLIGHVAAKIRSMRAPEPYKGKGIKFVNEELRRKAGKSASK
- the rpsH gene encoding 30S ribosomal protein S8, encoding MTDSIADYLTRIRNAVSARHKVVEIPASSVKKDITRILHDKGYILNYKFVSEGPQGIIKIALKYHPETKLSAIKSIQRASRPGLRKYAGSKEIPRVLNGLGIAVVSTSQGIMTDKEARAKNIGGEVLCYVY
- the rpsN gene encoding 30S ribosomal protein S14; the protein is MAKESMKAREVKRAKLVAKYADKRAKLKAEGDYQALALLPRNSNPIRMHNRCKLTGRPKGYMRQFGISRITFREMASSGLIPGVKKASW
- the rplE gene encoding 50S ribosomal protein L5, which gives rise to MAYEVTLKKKYKEEIIPTLTKEFSYKSVMQVPKLQKIVINQGIGAAVADKKIIDQASLELTTITGQKAIQTLSKKDISNFKLRKKVPIGTKVTLRRDKMYEFLERLICIALPRIRDFKGVEPKLDGRGNYTLGITEQIIFPEIDIDKINKILGMEITFVTSANSDQEAFALLREFGLPFKNIKKN
- the rplX gene encoding 50S ribosomal protein L24, with product MQKKLKIKKGDTVFVNAGEYKGQKGRVLEVNRDTERIFVEGINLIKKHTKPNAKSPNGGIIEKEAPIHISNLMLVDPSTGTPTRVGRKISEKGKLVRYSKKSGEEIK
- the rplN gene encoding 50S ribosomal protein L14; protein product: MIQQESRLSVADNSGAKEVLCIRVLGGTRKKYASIGDKIVVAVKSAIPSGDVKKGAVSKAVIVRTKKEIRRADGSYIRFDDNAVVLLNQAGEIRGTRIFGPVAKELREEYMKIVSLAPEVL
- the rpsQ gene encoding 30S ribosomal protein S17, whose product is MENRNLRKERVGVVVSNKMQKTITIAVKHKEKHPIYHKFVNKTTKLAAHDEKNECNIGDLVRIMETRPLSKNKCWRLVEIIERAK
- the rpmC gene encoding 50S ribosomal protein L29, with the protein product MKASELRELTIKELQEKLDTEKGFLAKQRLNHAVSQLDNPLKIKEARKNIARISTALRAKEIQEENK
- the rplP gene encoding 50S ribosomal protein L16 produces the protein MLQPKRVKFRRRQKGRMKGNAQRGHQLAFGSFGIKALENHWLTGRQIEAARQAVTRYMKREGQIWIRVFPDKPITKKPAEVRMGKGKGAPEGFVFPVTPGRIIIEAEGVPYEVAKEALRLAAQKLPVTTKFVVRRDYVEN
- the rpsC gene encoding 30S ribosomal protein S3; amino-acid sequence: MGQKVNPISNRLGIIKGWDSNWYGGRNYADKIVEDYQIRKYLNARLAKASIAKIIIERTLKLITVTVSTARPGIIIGKGGQEVDKLKEELKKVTNKDVQINIFEVKRPELDATIVANNIARQVEGRISYRRATKMSIAATMRMGAEGIKVMVSGRLGGAEMARSEMYKEGRTPLHTLRSDIDYALAEANTKVGLIGIKVWICKGEVYGKRDLSPNLEAKSPRPMGGGNPSPKPSAGKQQRRKK
- the rplV gene encoding 50S ribosomal protein L22 — its product is MGARKRNRAEELKEERKNKAFAILRNCPTSPRKMRLVADMVRGQELNHALDMLRFSPKDASRRLEKLVLSAVANWRVKNEGQRLEDNSLIIKEIFVDSARQLKRVRPAPQGRAYRVRKRSNHVTVVIGSPAEVKEKVETAAVAEKTQTK